A single region of the Variovorax paradoxus genome encodes:
- a CDS encoding pilus assembly PilX family protein: MPSTSPKRRQGGAALIVGLIMLVLITLAVTAGFTLSNTNLKSVGNMQNRNEAVAAANRAIEEVASSLLLPGVDGSPSLARPLATQSRVDINNDGTIDYTVDIAAPTCVRATKSTDTGGGGTAGPGGIGGNSSTSGSGLNALPDQYNTVWDISTSVTDAASGTVTAVRQGVRALLTKEQFEALCS, encoded by the coding sequence ATGCCATCCACCTCACCCAAGCGCCGGCAAGGCGGCGCGGCGCTGATCGTCGGGCTGATCATGCTGGTGCTGATTACCCTTGCGGTGACCGCCGGTTTCACGCTCAGCAACACCAACCTCAAGTCGGTGGGCAACATGCAGAACCGCAACGAAGCGGTGGCCGCGGCCAACCGCGCTATCGAGGAGGTGGCCTCCTCCCTGCTGCTGCCCGGCGTGGACGGCTCGCCTTCGCTGGCCAGGCCCCTGGCCACCCAGAGCCGTGTCGACATCAACAACGACGGCACCATCGACTACACGGTCGACATCGCCGCCCCCACGTGCGTGCGCGCCACCAAGTCCACCGACACCGGTGGAGGCGGCACGGCCGGCCCCGGTGGCATCGGCGGAAATTCATCCACCAGCGGCTCGGGGCTCAATGCCCTGCCCGACCAATACAACACGGTGTGGGACATCAGCACCAGCGTGACGGACGCCGCCAGCGGCACGGTCACGGCGGTGCGCCAGGGCGTGCGGGCGCTGCTGACCAAAGAGCAATTCGAAGCGCTGTGCTCATAG